The Halichoerus grypus chromosome 15, mHalGry1.hap1.1, whole genome shotgun sequence genome includes a window with the following:
- the ZNF845 gene encoding LOW QUALITY PROTEIN: zinc finger protein 845 (The sequence of the model RefSeq protein was modified relative to this genomic sequence to represent the inferred CDS: substituted 2 bases at 2 genomic stop codons), translated as MHRYQDSAVEILHLSTDWDNDGGSEGHQRFPGGYTQTKAIALSKNLTAPNSEGYKTLWKTSLFKSTLSAKQCVSVSKSSNQIFKHTHLWTDHLENLESYLVHAENNDLNHFEDRIGLTFQSNISDNQRFRNEEQSAKSDPYERCFTEESTLQNYQSLFNGDRIAQCSESEKTFNQGSNVHRCVRTWFPENHYECHKCAEGFNQSSNLSIHKSLPLGDNPHKYNKCGKALKQSSSIGDHQKIHEGKNPFRCKECGKSFDCHSTLSQHQQMHTGEKIHKWEECDKTIKDCSSINGHRPIHTGEKLYKCQECGKAFKWPSKLIRHHRIHTREKPYKCQDCGKAFYWQSQLTQHHRTHTGEKPYKCKECSKAFKSSSTLTEHHRMHIGEKPYRCKECGKTFNKLSILTYHHRIHTGEKPYKCQVCGKAFNWPSNFSEHHRVHSGEKPHKCQECGKAFNRHSHLTRHHRLHTAEKTYKCKECSKAFKSCSTLTEHLQMHTGKKFYKCQECGKFFNRLSTLTQHHRIHTGEKPYKCQECGKAFIQHSHLTRHHRLHTGEKTYQCKERSKAFISCSTLTEHLQMHTGEELYKCQECGKPFKRLSTLTQHHRIHTGEKPYKCQECGKAFKWPSKLTRHHRIHTGEKPYKCQECGKAFKWPSRLTRHHKIHTGEKPYKCQECGKAFKWPSNLTGHQRIHTGEKPYKCQECGKAFSRQSYLTQHHRFHTGEKPYKCQECAKAFTSCSNLTKHHRMHTGKKPYKCQECGKAFNWPLDLTQHHRIHTGEKPYKCQDCGKAFSRHSYLTQHHRFHTGEKPYKCPECGKAFYRHSVLIKHHKIHTRXKPYQCKECEKMVKECSPLTAYQRIHIGQXPYKYNECGMAIDQHAHLTKHRIHTGKKPDK; from the exons ATGCATAGATATCAAGATAGTGCTGTTGAGATTTTGCACTTAAGTACAGACTGGGACAATGATGGGGGGAGTGAAGGGCATCAAAGATTTCCTGGAGGCTATACCCAAACCAAGGCAATTGCCCTTAGTAAGAATCTCACTGCCCCAAATAGTGAAGGATATAAAACATTGTGGAAAACCTCCCTTTTTAAGTCAACTCTTTCTGCAAAGCAGTGTGTTTCTGTAAGCAAAAGCTCCAATCAAATATTCAAACATACACATTTGTGGACAGACCATTTGGAAAATCTGGAAAGTTACCTAGTCCATGctgaaaataatgatttgaaCCATTTTGAAGATAGGATTGGCTTGACCTTTCAGTCAAATATTTCTGATAATCAGAGatttagaaatgaagaacaaagtgCTAAGTCAGATCCGTATGAGAGGTGCTTCACTGAGGAGTCAACCCTGCAGAATTACCAGAGCCTTTTCAATGGAGACAGAATTGCTCAATGCAGTGAATCTGAGAAAACATTTAACCAGGGTTCCAATGTTCATAGATGTGTGAGGACTTGGTTTCCAGAGAACCATTATGAATGTCATAAATGTGCGGAAGGCTTTAATCAAAGCTCTAACCTTAGTATACATAAGAGTCTCCCTTTGGGAGATAATCctcataaatataataaatgtggGAAAGCTCTTAAGCAGTCCTCCAGTATTGGTGATCATCAGAAAATTCATGAGGGAAAAAACCCATTCAGGTG TAAGGAATGTGGTAAATCCTTTGACTGCCACTCAACACTATCTCAACATCAGCAAATGCATACTGgagagaaaatacacaaatgggaAGAATGTGATAAAACCATTAAGGACTGTTCATCAATAAATGGACATAGGCCAatccatactggagagaaactTTACAAATGTCAAGAATGTGGCAAGGCTTTTAAGTGGCCCTCAAAACTTATTCgacatcacagaattcatactagagagaaaccttacaaatgtcaAGATTGTGGAAAGGCCTTTTACTGGCAGTCACAACTCACTCAACATCACAGaactcatactggagagaaaccttacaaatgtaaagaatgtTCCAAAGCCTTTAAATCATCCTCAACCCTGACTGAACATCACCGAATGCATATTGGAGAGAAACCTTATCGatgtaaagaatgtggaaagACCTTTAACAAGCTCTCAATCCTTACTTATCATCACAGAattcatacaggagagaaaccttacaaatgtcaAGTATGTGGCAAGGCCTTTAATTGGCCCTCAAACTTTAGTGAACATCACAGAGTTCATAGTGGAGAGAAACCTCACAAATGTCAAGAGTGTGGAAAGGCCTTTAACCGGCACTCACACCTCACTCGACATCACAGACTTCATACTGCAGAGAAAACTTACAAGTGTAAAGAATGTTCCAAAGCCTTTAAATCATGCTCAACCCTGACCGAACATCTCCAAATGCATACTGGAAAGAAATTTTACAAATGTCAAGAATGTGGAAAGTTCTTTAACAGACTCTCAACCCTTACTCAGCATCACAGAATTCATACgggagagaaaccttacaaatgtcaAGAGTGTGGAAAGGCCTTTATCCAGCACTCACACCTCACTCGACATCACAGacttcatactggagagaaaacTTACCAATGTAAAGAACGTTCCAAAGCCTTTATATCATGCTCAACCCTGACCGAACATCTCCAAATGCATACTGGAGAGGAACTTTACAAATGTCAAGAATGTGGAAAGCCCTTTAAGAGACTCTCAACCCTTACTCAGCATCACAGAattcatacaggagagaaaccttacaaatgtcaagaatgtgggaaggcctttaagTGGCCCTCAAAACTTACTCgacatcacagaattcatactggagagaaaccttacaaatgtcaagaatgtgggaaggcctttaagTGGCCCTCAAGACTTACTCGACATCACAaaattcatactggagaaaaaccttACAAATGTCAAGAATGTGGTAAGGCCTTTAAGTGGCCCTCAAACCTTACTggacatcagagaattcatactggagagaaaccttacaaatgtcaAGAATGTGGAAAGGCCTTCAGCAGGCAGTCATACCTCACTCAACATCACAGatttcatactggagagaaaccttacaaatgtcaAGAATGTGCCAAAGCCTTTACATCATGCTCAAACCTGACTAAACATCACCGAATGCATACTGGaaagaaaccttacaaatgtcaAGAATGTGGCAAGGCCTTTAATTGGCCCTTGGACCTTACTcaacatcacagaattcatactggagagaaaccttacaaatgtcaAGATTGTGGAAAGGCCTTCAGCAGGCACTCATACCTCACTCAACATCACAGatttcatactggagagaaaccttacaaatgtcCAGAATGTGGCAAGGCCTTTTACAGGCACTCAGTCCTTATTAAACATCATAAAATTCATACTAGATAGAAACCTTACCAATGTAAAGAATGTGAGAAAATGGTTAAGGAGTGCTCACCCCTTACTGCATATCAGAGAATTCATATTGGACAATAACCTTACAAATACAACGAATGTGGCATGGCCATTGACCAGCATGCACACCTTACTAAACATAGAATTCATACTGGAAAGAAACCTGACAAATGA